One window of the Alligator mississippiensis isolate rAllMis1 chromosome 5, rAllMis1, whole genome shotgun sequence genome contains the following:
- the LOC132250773 gene encoding uncharacterized protein LOC132250773, which yields MALISLYITLGYLSITQGGWEKNLYLQISRMVAQAENKSDCWICSHSPAHLHQGIPMIGVPISLQQWKTINGGFVRHYSLAAHRSAPKEWRAAPANWIISPRVEAPFCYRSNNTGAYNKATPVGHYPHCLTTLDYSPNSTSGILLDNIPSLNCTGFMVYNFSKEPHVALIANRSEFYIDSNFTSCNISRSSRIAAECGPSYTMHINQKCRIWHNNCRDLSTLSAPGLYWLCGNRAHKILPWNWVGACTLGRVIPGFEMHSAIYLEQVKNFNHHIKRVVNPLATRNTGFHRFVKTFIPWLGVRELELAIINISATMKAMGNATADAIQALQKEISQISQVTIQHCIALDYLLVSQGRVCALLNSTCCVYVNQDMRIETDIHKIRNQLRVLHQVASKNTDWGLE from the coding sequence atggcactgatatccttatatatcacacttgggtatctcagtatcacccaaggggggtgggaaaaaaatttgtatttgcagatctcccgtaTGGTGGctcaagctgaaaataaaagtgactgctggatatgctctcacagcccagcacacctacaccaaggaatcccaatgatcggagtaccaatatccctccagcaatggaaaacaataaacggcggcttcgttagacactactcgttagctgcccatcggtccgctcctaaagaatggagggctgcccctgctaactggataatctccccaagagtagaggcgcctttctgttacagatccaacaacaccggagcttataataaagccacacctgtaggacactaccctcattgcctaactactctagattatagccctaatagcaccagtggaatcctgttggataacataccctctctcaattgtacaggattcatggtctacaacttttctaaggaacctcatgttgctctcattgcaaacagatcggaattttacattgactccaattttacttcttgtaatatatctcggtccagcagaatagCAGCTGAatgtggtccgtcctatacgatgcatatcaatcaaaagtgccggatatggcacaacaactgtcgagatttgagtaccctttctgccccaggcctttactggctctgcggaaacagggctcataaaatcttgccctggaattgggtaggggcatgcactcttggacgtgttatccctggtttcgaaatgcatagtgcaatatatctggaacaagtaaaaaatttcaaccatcacataaaAAGGGTGGTTAatcccttagctaccagaaacacagggttccatcgatttgtaaaaaccttcataccgtggcttggagtaagagaattggaactagccataattaacatttcagccacaatgaaagctatgggaaatgccactgcggatgcaattcaggctctgcaaaaagagatctcccagatctcacaagtaactatacaacactgcatagccctagattacctattggtatcccagggaagAGTATGTGCCTTactaaactccacctgttgtgtctatgtcaatcaggacatgcgaattgaaactgacattcacaaaatccgaaatcagttaagggtcttacatcaagtggcctcaaaaaatactgactggggtctagaataa